CCGACGGCCACGGGAATGCCGGCGGGCAGTCCGGTGAGCGCCGCGCCTTGCGGCGTCAAGCTGCCGGCGGCTTCCGCAGCCTCGGCCAGCGGCGGCAATTCGCGCTCTTCGATGCCGAAGAGGCCGAGCAGGGTCGGGTCGTAGCGGCGATCCTTCAGCGAATAGACCATGCTGGTCGAGGCCAGCGCGTGATCCATGACCGCGCGGCCCGTCAACCGCTCGACCAGATAGGAAACCGGCTGATGGAAGCGGCGGATCGAGGAATCGCCCTGCTGCTTGAGCCAGCTGATCTTCGCCGCCATATGGCTGGCATCGAGCACCAGCCCGCCGGTGGCGCGCACGGTTGCGGCCGGGACCGATGCGGTATGCGCCTCCGCACGCCGGTCGATCCAGATCAGGCAGGGCCCGGTGGGCTGCCCCTTGTCGTTGACCGGCACGCAACCGTCGAGCTGGCCGCAGAGGCCGAGGGCCTCGATCCGGTGGGGTTCGACGCCGGCCTGCGCCAGGGCGGCCGCGATCGCCGGGCCCAGCGCCCGTTCCCACAGGCCCGGATGCTGCTCGGCCCAGCCCGGTTGCGGAAAGCTCGGCTTGTAGGCCTCGGCGGCGCGACCGCGGAGCGCCAGGGCGGAGTCTGCGACCACCGCCTTGAGGCTCTGCGTGCCGACATCGACGCCGACGATCATGACCGCATCCCGTATCGCTCCGATCCCTCGTCTCTCAGCAGCAGGAGGCCGAGACCGGTTCCTCTTTCGTCTGGCCGTAGCCGCGAAATTTCTCGATCACCCGCTGGATTTCCGCGTCGGGCAGGATCTTCGGCTTGCCGACCTGGAGCGCCCGCCAATATTGCGCCGCCAGGGTCTCGACCTCGACCGCGAGCCACATCGCCTTCTTGAGGTTGGGGCCCAGCACGATCATGCCGTGGTTGGCGAGCAGGCAGGCGAGGCTGCCCTTGAGCGCTTTCAGCGCATTGTCCGCAGTCTCCTGCGTGCCATAGGTCGCATAGGGCGCGCAGCGGATCTTGCTGCCGCCCGTGGCGGCGATCATGTAATGCACCGCCGGAATGTCGAGATGAAGGCAGGAGAGCGTCGCCGCGAACATCGAATGGGTGTGGACGACGGCGCCGACCTCGGGGCGCGTCTTCATCAGGTCGCGATGGAAGCGCCATTCGCTGGAGGGCTTGCGCTTGCCTTCATGGGTGCCGTCGAGATGCATCACCACGATGTCGCCGGGCCTGGTCTCCTCATAGGTCATGCCCGAGGGCGTGATCAGGAAGCCTTCGGGCACGCGCACGCTGATATTGCCCGAGGTGCCCTGGTTGATGCCGCGGGCGTTCATGTTGATGCAGGCGGCGACGATTTCCCGCCGCAGGGCTTCATGCTTCATCTTTCGTCTCCGATCAGAAATGCGGTGGCCTGGCCGTCCGGAACAGGTCGCGGGCGGCGGGCCTCATGAATTCTCGCTGCCCACCACGAGCAGCTCGAGCGGCAGATTGGCAAGCGTGGCGGCGGTGGCCGGGTCAGGGCGCCGGTCGGTCACCAGATGCGTGACCTTGTCGAAATTGTCGACGCGGACCGGGGCGTAGCGGTTGAACTTGGTGTGATCGGCGACCACGACCGGCGTGCGCGCGGATTGCAGCATCAGGCTGTGCAGCTCGCCTTCCTCGCGGGTGTAGTCCATGAGCCAGCCCGCGGGCGAAATGGCACCGGCGCCGACGAAGACGAAATCGGCGAAGTAATGCGTCAGCATGGTGGTGGCGTCGCGGCCCAGCGTGGCCCCGTTCGCAGGCTGCACCTCGCCGCCCAGCATATAGACGCGGTTCTTGTTGTGGCCGACGAGCTTGCTGCAGCTCGAGATGCTGTTGGTGAAGATGGTGAGGCCCTCGCGCACCAGCAGCGCATCGGCCACGCTCTGCATCGTGGTGCCGCTGGCGAGGATCACCGACGCGCCGTCGGGGACGAGGCTGGCCGCGAGTCGCCCCATGGCGCGCTTGCCCTCGACATTGGTGACCTGGCGGACCTCGATCTCGGGCTCGTTGCGCTCGAGCGAGAGCGCACCGCCATGGGTCTTGCGCAGCCGGTTGCGCTCGGCCAGCAGCAGCAGGTCGCGGCGCACGGTCTCGCGCGACACCTTGAGCTTGCGCTGGATCTCGGTGATCGAGACCGAGCCGCGCGAGTTCACCATCGACAGAATCTGATTTTGCCGTTCCTCGGCTAACACGCCTGTTTCCTCTCGTCCGTCCCGTCGCCCGCGCCCCGTCTCTATAGCCGGCGCCGGCGAATCGGGTGCGTGCCCCCTCGAGGATTTCTGCCGCTCCGGCGCCCAGGGAATGGGCGCCGCCGCCCCTCGATGAGGCATTTTTAGCACTATATTGCATTTAGTAGCAATTATGTTGCAATCTGGGGAGGTCAAGAAGATGGCGAACGCCATCGGCCGGCCTGCCGGCACCCCACAGGGAGAGAACGCCATGTCGATTTCTCATACGAGACTGCGCATTGCTTCGTCGGCGCGCCGCGTCGGCACCACCCGCCGGGCGCTGCTCAAAGGCGCAGCGATCGCCGGCGCGGGACTGGTCTTCCGTCCGATGGCGCCTTTCATCAGCAATGCCGAGGCGGCGACGCCGACCTTGCGGCTGCTCATGTGGCAGCCCTACGCCATCAACGAAACGATCGCCGAGTTCGAATCGAAGTTCGGGGCCAAGTTCGCGCCCACCTTCTTCGACGGCAACTCCGAGGCCTTCAACAAGATGAAGGTGGGCGGCACCAAGGACTTCGACATCGTCCAGGGCGACGGCTTCTGGCCGCGCCTCTATTTCCGCCAGGGCCTCACCCAGGCGGTCGATTACGGCAAGATCGCCAGCATGGCGAACGTGTTTCCCGATTTCCTGCCGCCGAATTTCCCGCTGCTCGCTGATCCGTCGGGCGAGCATAAGGTGGCGGCGCCCAATTGCTGGGGCGGCTACGGCATCACGGTCAATTCGAGCCAGGTCGCCGCGGGCGATATCGGCTCGATCAGCCTGCTGCTGAACGAGAAGTACAAAGGCAAGATGTCGACCAACTCGCGCTTCGAGGAGAACATCGCGCTGATCGGCATCCTCGCCGCGACCAATCTCGGCACCATCTCGGGCCCCCGGCCCGACGGCAACCCCTTCAACCCCTACAATCTCACCGATGCCGAACTCGAGGAGACCAAGAAGCTTCTGATCCAGCAGAAGAAGCTCCTGCTCACGCGCTATCAGGACTATGACGCGCTCGACCGGCTGATGCGCGGCGGGGCGGTATGGGCCGCACCCGAGTTCGCCGAGACCTATCGCCATCTGACGGTGCTGAAGCAGGACGGCAAGCTCGACTTCGACATCCAGCACGTGCTGAAGCCGAAGGAAGGCGGGCTCGGCTGGGTCGATACCTGGATGATCAGCTCGGGCGCCGATTCCGAGCGGGTCGAGCTGGCGCATCACTGGATGGACAGCTTCCTCAAGAAGGACAATTACGTGCGGGTGGTGCGCAGCACCGGCTATGGCGGCACCGTCGACCTGCGCGACCTGCTCTCGCCCAACGAGATCGAACTTTACTTCCAGAATCGCAGCAGCGAGGCTAGCCAGCTGCATATGTTCGATCAGCCCTCCTCGCCCGAGAAATGGGAGCGGATCTGGTCCGACGTCGAGGCCTCGTAACGTCGGGGGACGTTCACGGGAGCCGGGCCGCCCCGCCAAGGGGCGGCCCCCAAATTCTGGATCGGTCAGTCGAGGCGAACGGGAGAGCCGTGCCAAACGCAACGCTGAAGCTTGAGTCCGTCGGCAAGCGCTTCGGTCCGATCACGGCCGTCGACGGCATCGACCTGACGATCGATCGTGGCGAGTTCTTCACGCTGCTGGGACCCAGCGGCTCGGGCAAGACAACGCTCCTGCGGATCATCGCCGGGCTCGAGCCGCCCGATACCGGTCGCGTGCTGATCGCCGGGCGCGACGTGACCGATCTGCCGCCCTATGGGCGCAATATCGGCATGGTGTTCCAGAACTTCCTGCTGTTCCCGCACAAGACGGTCGCCGAGAACATCGTCTTCCCCTTGCGCATGCAGCGGGTCGACCGGGCCAAGCGCGACGAACGGCTCGCCTGGATCATCAAGCTGATGCATCTGGACCGGCTCGAGGGCCGCTATCCCAACGAGCTTTCGGGCGGGCAGCAGCAGCGCGTGGCGCTGGCGCGCGGGCTCATCGCCGAGCCCGAGCTTCTGCTGCTCGACGAGCCGTTGGCCAATCTCGATCGCGAGCTGCGTTCCGAGATGGAAGTGGAGATCCGCCGCTACCAGAAGGAGCTGCAGATCCCCTTTATCTATGTCACGCACAATCAAGAAGAAGCGCTGACCATGAGCGACCGCATCGCGGTCATGCGCAACGGCAAGTTCGAGCAGGTCGGCGCCAAGGTCGAGATCTACACCAACCCGGCCTCGGCCTTCGTGGCGAGCTTCGTCGGCCATGCCAACCGCCTCGAAGGCAAGTTGGTCGAGGCCAAGGGCACGCTCGGCCGCATGGAATGGCGCGGCCGCTCGATCATGGTGCCCTGCCCGGACGGCGCGGTGGCGGGTGCCGCTGTCCAGCTCTCGATCAAATATGAGGATCTCGAGATCGCGCCGGCCGGCGTCAATGGCGCCAGCCTCCAGGGCCGCAACCAGCTTCCGGGCAAGCTGCGCGATATCATCTTCAAGGGCCAGACCGCGAACTACATCGTCACGCTGGCCGACGGCGTCGAGATCATCGCCAGCGCCACGCCCCGCGCCTTGAGCCTGCGACCCGAGGAAGCGGTCGTGGTGCATTGGCCCGCCGGCGGCGGCGCCTGTTTCGCAGGCTGAGGCGATGACCGCCGGCACGCTGCAGATCACCCCCCGCCGCACCAAGCTGCACCGGCTCTTCGCCTATCGCTTCGCGCTGCTGGCGGGACCGGGCGCGCTCTTCATCATGATCGCGCTGCTCCTGCCGCTGCTCTCGATCGTGGTGTTCAGCTTCTGGCGGACCGAGAGCTACGAGCTCTATGCCGACTGGAATCTCGACAATTACCGGGTGATGCTGACCGAGCCTGCCTATCGGGTGTTCTTCCTGCGCTCCTTCTTCATGGCGCTGGCGGTGACGCTCGCCTGCCTCGTGATCTCCTGGCCGGTTGCCTATTTCATCGCCAAGCATGGCGGGCGCTACCGCCTGCTGCTGGTGCTGCTGCTGGCCGCACCCTTCTTCACCGGCGTCATCCTGCGCATCGCGGCGCTGCAGGGATTGTTCGGGCCGATCGGGCTCATCAACATGACCTTGACCGAGATCGGGCTGCCGCCGATCCAGGTGCTGATGTACACGCCGCTCGCAGCCGGAATCGGGCTCGTCTATCTCTATGTGCCCTTCATGATCACCGCGATCTATCTCTCGGTGATCAACTTCAATTTCGAGCTGCTCGAGGTTGCCAAGATCAACGGGGCCAAGCCCTGGCGTGCCTTCATCGAGATCACCTGGCCGCTCAACTGGATCGGCACGGCGATCGGACTGGTGGTGGTCTTCATTCCCTGCCTCGCCTCGGCCGTGACCCAGCGCTTCCTCGGCGGCACGCAATCGAGCTCCTTCGGCATGAGTCTCGCCCAGCAGTTCGGCGAGACCGGCACCTGGGCGCTCGGCTCGGCCATGGGGGTTGCGCTCTTCGTCTCCTCGATCGTCGCCATCGTCCTGATCGGCCGCTCGATCAACCTGAAACGCAGCGGCTTCACCGGGGTGATCAACCCATGATCGCGGGGAAGCACAAGACTCTGAAGCCGGCGGTCCTGGCCATGGGTCTGGTGCTGGCCGCGGTCTATGTCTTCCTCTATGCGCCGATCTTCTATGTGATCTACACCTCCTTCTCGGCCGACATCGTCTGGCCCTTCCCGCCGCATTTCTCGGCGCAGTCCTACGGCGACCTCTTCGCCAGCTCGCTTTACGGCGATGCGCTCGCCAACAGCATCACTCTGGCGCTGGGGAGCGCCGTCCTGTCGACCGTGCTGGCGGCGGCGGGCGCCATCGGTATCCTGCGCTACCGCTCGCGCTGGCGGGGCTTCGCCATGTTCATGTTCCTGGCGCCCCTGTTCGTGGCCGAGCTCCTGATCGGGATCTCGACGCTTGCCTTCAATGCGCGCGTGCTGGGGCTGCCGGGCAATCTCTATTCCGCCATGGCCGCCAACGCCGTGCCCGGCACCTCCTTTGCCTTCCTCATCATCCTGGCGCAGCTCGTGCGCTATGACTGGAACATGGACGATGCGGCGATGGTGTTCGGCGCCGGGCCTTTCCGCAGCTTCATCGAGATCACCCTGCCGACGATCTGGCCCTCGCTCTTCGGGGCCTTCCTCATCAGCTTCATCCTCGCCTTCAACAATCTCGAGATCTCGTTCTACAACCTCGGCGCCATCCCAACCTTGCCGGCAGTGGCTTGGGGCTCTCTAAGATTCGGATTGGGACCGGAGCTCTTCGCGCTGGCGACGCTCGTCAATGGCGCCGTCTTCTTCATCTTCGCGGTGATGTATATCCTGATGCGCTACCGCATCGTCAGCTTCGGCTATCGCGGCCCCTGACGGATCAGGAGGCGGCACGCTGGCGCCGAGAGAGCGACTCGCTGCGCCGCCAGCCCGCGAGCCGGGTCGCCAGATAGCAGGTGAAATCGTGGATCTCGCGCTCGAGCCAGCTGAGCCGCCCCGGCTTGGCGAGCGGCGCCTGCACGCCCTGGTAGAGACCCTCGACCACGAAGCGGTCCTCGGCGTTCACCTTGTCGAAGAACGCCAGCAGCTCGGCTTTCTCCTTCTCGAGGTCGGGCAGGTTGGCGACGACCTCGGGCGCCAGCGCCACGCCGAAGCGGACATGGACCTCGCCCAACGATTTGGGCCGGAGCGACAGGTACCAGAGATGATCGGGCGCCAGCACATACATATGCGCCGGAAATACCGAGGGCATGACGGTGGTGTAGCGGTGATGGCCTTCGAGACGCGTGTTCGAGGGATGCGCGCGGCCATAGCGCGCGGTCTCGTCCTTGGTGAAGGTCTGGACCGTGAAATGGTCGTTGGGCTCGGTCGGGAAGCGCGTGTCCTCGATCGGCATCCAGGCGCCGACCGTCGCCCGATGGGCCACCGGGAGGTGATAGCCCTCCATGAAGTTCTCGGTCAGCAGCTTCCAGTTGGTGTTCCAGACATGGTCCTGGAGCGCGACCGAGACATAGTTCTGCATCTGATAGGGCGCGACCAGGGGCGCCAGCGACGCCAGCAGCTCGCCGACCGGCGGGGCCTGCTCGTTGAGCGTGACATAGACCCAGCCTTCCCAGACCTCGGTGCGGATCGCGGGCAGATGATGGCTGCGCGGCTCGAAGCCGGGAGTCTGCTTCATATGCGGCGCGCCCAGCAGCCTGCCGTCGAAATCGTAGGTCCAGGCATGATAGGGGCAGACCAGCCGCTGGCAGCTGCCCTGGCCCTCGACCAGCCGCATCATCCGGTGCAGGCAGACATTGGAGAAGCCGCGGATGAGGCCGTCGCGCCCGCGCATCACGAAGACCGGCTGGTCGTTGATCGAGAAGCTCAGATAATGGCCGGCGGCCGGCACATCGGCCGCGAGGCCGACGCAGAGCCATTCGCGGGCGAAGATTTCCTTCTTCTCGAGTTCATGGAACTCGGCGCTGCGATAGATCGCCGGCGGCATGGCTGTCGCCTGCTCGAGGCCACCTTCGGCCAATGTCCGGAGCCGCTCCAGCGTGGCGTCGAGCTCGGCCATGTCTCTCCCCTGTCCCGCCGATTGTCCGCTTCCCGGGCCGGGACTGCGCCATGATTCGGACTTGCGCCGTCCGGCGTCAAGCCCGGCTCGGGCGCAGACGGGGGCGGGCGCGCCTCCTAGCGCTTCCCGCCATCCTGCAGGTGATGTTTGCCGATCGGCGTCACCAGGCTCGCCTGCGGGCCTTTCTCGCCTTCCTTGTCCTGGACAATGACGCGCACCTCGTCGCCGACGGCGAGCTTATCGAAGCTGTTGCCCGCGGCGTTCTTGTGGAAATAGACCTCCTGGCCGTCGGACATCTGCACGAAGCCATAGCCTTCCTGAAGCATCAGCTTGGCGACACGGCCATGATCGGGCACGGCGTGGGTCTTGACCCGGTCGCTGCGCCGCCGCGCATGGTCTTCGACCCGCCGGGTCAAGGCGTCGAAGGCGTCGCGGATCGCGACATAGACGTCCTCATGCGCGTGATCCTGCTTGTGCTCGTGATTGACCATGATGTCCTGGCCGGGAACCGCGAGATGAAGGCGCACATTATAGAGCTTACCCTTGTGTTGGTGGCGATGGCGCGCCTCGACCACGGCCTTCAGGGAGATCGCGCGATCGAAGAAATGCTCGAGCGTCGCCGCTTTTTCGCGAATGCGCGCCTCGATGGCCGGGGAGGGGTCGATGTCGCGAAAGCTGATATCGATCGGAATGGACATTGGGAACCTCTTCTGAAGGCTCCAGACTGGCCCGATCCCTCGGGTTTGGCCTTGATTCAGATCATACGCTTCGGAAACGATCATGCCGTCATGACGATCCGGGGGCGGGCGGCGCTCCCCAAGAAGGATTGGCGCCATGGGCGAACTGAGGACGCTGCCGGACCTGTTCGACCGATGGGATCGGCTGGGCGACCGTCCGGCGGTCAGTGTCGACCGCGAGACCGGCGCCGAGACCTGGTCCTACAAGACGCTCGCGGACCACGCCCGGCGGCTGGCCCACGGATTGATCGCCGAGAGGGTCCAGCCCGAAGAGCCGGTCGCGATCCTGGCCCCGAACCGGGCCGAATGGATCGTGGCCTATTTCGGCATCGTGGCCGCCGGCGCCACGGCCTTGCCGCTCGATGTCCTGTCGAAAGACGCCGAGGTCGGCGCGATGCTCGGGAGGGCCGGCTGCCACAGGCTCTTCACGACCCGCGAAAGACTGTCGCGACTGTCATTGGCTGAAGCGGAGAGCGCCGTCTATCTCTTCGACAGCGAAGAGCCCGAGGCGGTTGGCGAGCGTGCGAAGGCGCGGAACTGGCGCTCGCTCCTGACCGAACCCAAGGGCACACTACCGACGATCCCACCCGATCGGCGCGCCTCTCTCCTCTTTACCTCAGGCACCACCGGCACACCCAAGGCTGTGCCGCTGACCCACGCCAATTTCATCGCCAATCTGGAGAGCCTGCTGGCGGCGCGGATCGTCGCTGCCGGCGATCCCGTCCTGCTGCCCCTGCCGCTGCACCATGCCTATCCCTTCACCGTCGGCATGCTGGGAGCGCTGGCGAGCGGGGCGATGCTCATCTTCCCAGCCGGGTTGACCGGACCCCAGATCCTCCATGCCGTTCGCGTTGGGCATGCCGCGGTCATCATCGGCGTTCCAGGGCTGTATGCGGCGCTCTTGAGCGGTATTGAAGCCCGTGTCGCGCGCCAGGGGGGGCCGACGGCGTGGCTGTTTTGGCGCCTCTTGCGGCTTTCCATCTGGCTCCGTCGGCATTTTCATCTGCGCCTCGGGCGGGTTTTGTTTCACCGTCTTCATGCCGAGTTTGGCGGCGCATTGCGGGCATTGAGCTCCGGCGGCGCGAAACTCGATCTGAAAGTCGCGTGGCGGTTGGAAGGGCTGGGCTGGCAGGTTCTGACCGGCTACGGCCTGACCGAGACCTCGCCGATCCTGACCTTCAATCCGCCGGGCAAGGCGCGGCTCGAGACGGAGGGCCTGCCCGTTCTGGGCGTCGAGCTGCGTGCCGACGGGGGATCGGAGCTCGCCCCCGCCCCCATTCTGGCGCGTGGCGCCAGCATCTTCTCCGGCTATCTCGGAGACCCCGCGGCGAACGCCGCCGCCTTTGCCGAACCGGGATGGTTTCGAACGGGGGATCTCGGATTTGTCGACATCGCCGGTTATCTGCATGTCGTGGGCCGGGCCAACGAGACCCTCACGCTGCCGAGCGGCAAGAAGGTGTTTCCCGACGATATCGAGGCCGCCTACGCCGCGATGCCGTTCGTCAAGGAAATGGCGGTGCTGCTCGCCGACAACGCGCTGGTCGCGTTGGTGGTGCCGGAGCCCGACGCCATCCGTGAGCGGGGAGCGGCAAGGGTCGAAGGGTTGTTGCGCGAGGAGATCGAACGGCGGGCCGCGTTGCTGAAGCCGCAGGAGCGGGTCGTGGGCTATGCCTTCACGCTGGAAGCTTTGCCTCGCACCCATCTGGGAAAGCTCAAGCGCCATCAATTGGTGGCCCACTACGCGCATGCCAAGGCGGGCGTGACGGAGGGCGAGCCCGAGCCGCTCTCGCTCGAAGACCGCCAGCTTCTCGAAAGCGCTTCGTCGCGTCCGGTGTGGGACTGGCTCCTGGCGCGCTATCCTGGCTATCGCCTGACGCCGGGTACCAGCCCGCAACTCGATCTCGGCATCGATTCCCTGCAATGGATCGAGCTCACGGCGGAGATCGAGGGCCGCTTCCGGGTGCGGCTCGACGAAGCGGCGATCGCGCGCGCACTGACATTGCGCGACCTCTTGCGGGAGATTGCGCGGGCGCCCGCGTCATCCGGTGGCGATTCCGCGGTTGCGGGTGCCGCCGATGCCCCAGCGGAGCTCGCCGCCGAACCGACATTCTTCTGGCGCTGCCTCGGCTTCGCCCTCTATGTCGGGCTGAGCCTCCTGATCCGGACCCTGTTCCGCCTCGATGTGCAGGGTCGCGACAACGTCCCCGCCGACGGGCCGGTCCTTCTGACTCCAAATCATGCCAGCTATCTCGATCCGCTGGTGCTCGCGGCGGCCTTCGGCTTTGCGGATCTGCGCCGAACCTACTGGGCCGGGTGGGCCGCCTTGCTCTTCTCCACCCCGATGATGCGGGCGATCAGCCGCGCCGGGAATGTGCTGCCCGTCGATCCGGATCGTGAGCCGGCGCGCGCCCTGGCGATGGGCGTGGCCGTGCTGAACCGGGGCCGCCGCTTGGTCTGGTTCCCGGAAGGACGTCTCTCTCCCACTGGGGAGATCAGTCCCTTCCTGCACGGTGTCGGCCTGTTGCTGCAGAAGACCGGCGCGCGCGCGGTGCCCGTCCGGCTGGTCGGGACGTTCGAGGCGCTGCCGCGAAACCGACGCTGGCCCAGGCCTGGCCGATTGCGCGTGATCTTCGGCGCCGCGACGACGGCCGAGGCGCTGGCTGCCCGCGGCGAAGGCAAGGACGAGATCGCAAGGATCGCCCAGGCCTTGCATGATTCGGTCGCGGCGTTGCCGGCGGATTGATCCGTACCGCAGGTCGTGCTGCAACGAACGTCTGGGCTCGAGGCCAGAGCAGGCTCGCGGATGTTAGCCCGTGCCGACGGCCCGCAGGAATCTGTCGATGTTCTCCTGGCGGGGCTCTTGCCCGGTGAAACTCTTCAGGTAGGGAGCCAGATAGGTGTGCCGCTGCCGCAACGACTCCTCGACCCCCAGCGCGTAATAGCCGATCTGCGTAAAATAGAGCACGCGGGCGCGAATGAAGGCTTCAGAACCCTCATAGCCGTGCCGAAGGAAGAGCCCGGTGACGGCCTCGACCCGTTTCTCATCGGCCTTCTGAACGACTTTGCGGACTGGCTTCGAGCGGCGGGCCCAGTCGCGGATCGCCGAATCGAGCCGCGGGTCGAAGAGCTTGTCATTGGCCCAGCATTCGAAAATATTCAGGACGCCCTGATCGATCGATTGGGATGGCCTATGCGTCCGTTCGATGATCGATCGCGTGTTCTTCTCCTGCCAATGCCGCAGAAGCTCGTTCAACAGATCTTCCCGGCGCTTGAAGTACCAATAGAAACTCGAACGCGACACCGAAAGCTTCTTCGCCAGCGGCAGAATCCTGACCTGCTCCACACCATCGGCAATCAGGCTGCGGAGTGCCGCCTGGATCCAATCCTCGCGGCTCGCCTTGGTCTGCGGATAATGGCTCGTCGCGGCTGATGGCGCAGGCTTCACCGAATGCGCTCCTCCCACCGGTCGACAGGTCGGGTCGAAAGCCGCGTCGACGGCTTCCCCCAGGCATGCGCCGGCGATTCTCGCACCGCTATACAAGGGTGTCTAGATATTCAACGGGACCTGCGGGACCGGAGGGGTCGGCGATGCTCGCCGCCTGTCACGATCAGCGCACGCAGCCGCGGCCCTCGACCGGCCAGTACTCGACGCCGCCGGCTTCGTCGATCGCGACAAAACGGTCTGTCAGATTGGCGACCGGGCAGGAGTGGTTCGGGACGATCCGCAAGCGGGATCCGATCTTGAGATCGCGGCCCTCATGCTCGACGAAGCCATGCTCCTCGGAAAGCCGCGCCAGCGTCATCGCCGGCGCATCGGGTTCCTCCAGCGTGAACACGGCACCGAAGCCGCGCACGCTGTCGGAACCGTGAGGACCTCGATCCGAGCTCATCACCTTCGAGCCCGCATCGACGATCGCGTAGCGGTCGTTGCGGCTGACGACGGTGACGATCACGCTCAGGGAAACCTGCGCGGGACGCGCCACGCCAAGCCCGACCTGGGTCATGTCCATGAACACGTAATTGCCGGGCCGCGCCTCGCTCAGGCCCTCGAATCCGTCATTGAGGAGCACGGTGGGCGTGCTGCCGACCGAGATCGCCGGCACCTCGAGTCCGGCCTGGCGGAGGCTCTCGGCAAAACCGACCATCAGATCGCGTTCCTGACGCGCGACCAGGCGCACGCCCTCGGGCGTACCCGCGGCATAGGCATGGCCGGCATGGGAGAGGAGGCCGGCAAACCGCAGCCCCGCGGTGCGGCCCACCGACAAGGCGAGATCGCGCGAGGCCGGGAGCGCCGGGTCGACGCCGCAGCGATGCAGCCCGACATCCACCTTGAGGAAGACCGGCAGACGGTGCGACTGCGCCCGGGCCTCGGCCGACAGGGCCGCGATGCCATCGGCGCTGTCGGCGACGACCCGAAGATCGGTCCCTTTGATCTTCGCGGCGCGGATCAGGCGGCTGATCTTGGCGCGATCGACCAGCGGGTAGGCGACCGTGACCGAGGGGATGCCGGCCTCGATGAAGACGAGGGCCTCGTCGGTCTTGGACGCAGTGATGCCGGCGGCGCCGGCCTCCATCTGCAGCTTGGCGATGGCGGGCGACTTGTGCGTCTTGATGTGCGGGCGCAACGCCACCTTGTGCTGGCGGGCGATCGCGGCCCCCAGGGCGATGTTGGCCTCGAGGATCGTCCGGTCGATCACGACCGCCGGCGTTTCCAACGCGGCGAGCGCGGTTTCGCGGTGTCCCCGGGGCGTGGCGCACAGGATGTTCTGGCTCGTGCTCATGGTTCGGGTTTTATAGCGCACCGCTGCTTTTTTCTCATAGGAA
The nucleotide sequence above comes from Hypericibacter terrae. Encoded proteins:
- a CDS encoding HPF/RaiA family ribosome-associated protein, coding for MSIPIDISFRDIDPSPAIEARIREKAATLEHFFDRAISLKAVVEARHRHQHKGKLYNVRLHLAVPGQDIMVNHEHKQDHAHEDVYVAIRDAFDALTRRVEDHARRRSDRVKTHAVPDHGRVAKLMLQEGYGFVQMSDGQEVYFHKNAAGNSFDKLAVGDEVRVIVQDKEGEKGPQASLVTPIGKHHLQDGGKR
- a CDS encoding AMP-binding protein gives rise to the protein MGELRTLPDLFDRWDRLGDRPAVSVDRETGAETWSYKTLADHARRLAHGLIAERVQPEEPVAILAPNRAEWIVAYFGIVAAGATALPLDVLSKDAEVGAMLGRAGCHRLFTTRERLSRLSLAEAESAVYLFDSEEPEAVGERAKARNWRSLLTEPKGTLPTIPPDRRASLLFTSGTTGTPKAVPLTHANFIANLESLLAARIVAAGDPVLLPLPLHHAYPFTVGMLGALASGAMLIFPAGLTGPQILHAVRVGHAAVIIGVPGLYAALLSGIEARVARQGGPTAWLFWRLLRLSIWLRRHFHLRLGRVLFHRLHAEFGGALRALSSGGAKLDLKVAWRLEGLGWQVLTGYGLTETSPILTFNPPGKARLETEGLPVLGVELRADGGSELAPAPILARGASIFSGYLGDPAANAAAFAEPGWFRTGDLGFVDIAGYLHVVGRANETLTLPSGKKVFPDDIEAAYAAMPFVKEMAVLLADNALVALVVPEPDAIRERGAARVEGLLREEIERRAALLKPQERVVGYAFTLEALPRTHLGKLKRHQLVAHYAHAKAGVTEGEPEPLSLEDRQLLESASSRPVWDWLLARYPGYRLTPGTSPQLDLGIDSLQWIELTAEIEGRFRVRLDEAAIARALTLRDLLREIARAPASSGGDSAVAGAADAPAELAAEPTFFWRCLGFALYVGLSLLIRTLFRLDVQGRDNVPADGPVLLTPNHASYLDPLVLAAAFGFADLRRTYWAGWAALLFSTPMMRAISRAGNVLPVDPDREPARALAMGVAVLNRGRRLVWFPEGRLSPTGEISPFLHGVGLLLQKTGARAVPVRLVGTFEALPRNRRWPRPGRLRVIFGAATTAEALAARGEGKDEIARIAQALHDSVAALPAD
- a CDS encoding TetR/AcrR family transcriptional regulator is translated as MYSGARIAGACLGEAVDAAFDPTCRPVGGAHSVKPAPSAATSHYPQTKASREDWIQAALRSLIADGVEQVRILPLAKKLSVSRSSFYWYFKRREDLLNELLRHWQEKNTRSIIERTHRPSQSIDQGVLNIFECWANDKLFDPRLDSAIRDWARRSKPVRKVVQKADEKRVEAVTGLFLRHGYEGSEAFIRARVLYFTQIGYYALGVEESLRQRHTYLAPYLKSFTGQEPRQENIDRFLRAVGTG
- a CDS encoding alanine racemase yields the protein MSTSQNILCATPRGHRETALAALETPAVVIDRTILEANIALGAAIARQHKVALRPHIKTHKSPAIAKLQMEAGAAGITASKTDEALVFIEAGIPSVTVAYPLVDRAKISRLIRAAKIKGTDLRVVADSADGIAALSAEARAQSHRLPVFLKVDVGLHRCGVDPALPASRDLALSVGRTAGLRFAGLLSHAGHAYAAGTPEGVRLVARQERDLMVGFAESLRQAGLEVPAISVGSTPTVLLNDGFEGLSEARPGNYVFMDMTQVGLGVARPAQVSLSVIVTVVSRNDRYAIVDAGSKVMSSDRGPHGSDSVRGFGAVFTLEEPDAPAMTLARLSEEHGFVEHEGRDLKIGSRLRIVPNHSCPVANLTDRFVAIDEAGGVEYWPVEGRGCVR